Genomic window (Chondrocystis sp. NIES-4102):
TAGTAACTGTTGAGCTTTAACAATCTTCTCTTGTAAGGCTGTTTGCTCTTCTAAATATTTTTCAGTAAAAGTAGTAGGATTAGCATCAAATTCCGCTCTTTGTTCAACAATTTGAACCCTGAGATCTGGCTCTTTTACCGTATGTATTTCTGCGTGCATTCCAAAACGGTCTAACAATTGCGGACGTAGTTCTCCTTCTTCGGGGTTACCTGACCCGACCATCACAAATTGAGCAGGATGACGGATAGATATACCTTCGCGTTCAACAGTATTCCAGCCACCAGCAGCCGAGTCTAATAATACGTCTACTAAGTGATCATCCAATAAATTTACCTCATCGACATAGAGGATACCACGGTTAGCTTTAGCGAGTAACCCAGGTTCAAAGGCTTTTACCCCATCTGAAAGGGCTTTTTCAATATCAATTGTGCCACAGACACGATCTTCAGTTGCACCCAAAGGTAGATCGATCATCTGGACTTTCTTTTTTACAATATTGAATGGTACTTGTTGGTCAAGTTTTTCTTTAACCTCATCACTCATTAAATCAGGGTCGTTGGGGTCACTATTAAAAGGATCGCCTTCAACTACTTCGATTTCTGGTAATAAATCAGCCAAAGCTCGAATAGTAGTAGATTTACCTGTACCGCGATCGCCCATAATCATGACTCCACCAATTTTAGGGTCAATGACATTGAGCAAGAGAGCTAGTTTCATCTCTTCTTGTCCCACAATAGCCGTAAACGGAAAAACTTGCCGACGAGTTTTAGTAGGTGCTGGAATTGTTGCAGTCATATTAATTGTTTAAGGATCTTAATTAAAAGAAAAGTTAAGCGTTAATTTTTTTTTAATAAGCGTATTTTATTGTGCCATGTTTCAGGGTTTTTGAGCTATGGCAGTTATAGAAGAGGTGAGTTACAAAATTCTAGACAATAACTGATAGACGAGACGGAAAAAAGCAGTAATAGCGATCGCCCCAGCAGCCGAAATCAT
Coding sequences:
- the chlI gene encoding magnesium protoporphyrin IX chelatase subunit I, which encodes MTATIPAPTKTRRQVFPFTAIVGQEEMKLALLLNVIDPKIGGVMIMGDRGTGKSTTIRALADLLPEIEVVEGDPFNSDPNDPDLMSDEVKEKLDQQVPFNIVKKKVQMIDLPLGATEDRVCGTIDIEKALSDGVKAFEPGLLAKANRGILYVDEVNLLDDHLVDVLLDSAAGGWNTVEREGISIRHPAQFVMVGSGNPEEGELRPQLLDRFGMHAEIHTVKEPDLRVQIVEQRAEFDANPTTFTEKYLEEQTALQEKIVKAQQLLPSVKIDYDLRVKISEICSELDVDGLRGDIVTNRAAKAIAAMEQRSEVTIDDIRRVIVLCLRHRLRKDPLESIDSGYKVEKSVARVFGLELAE